The region TTCGAGCCGGCCGACCTGGAAGTGCTGGATCGCTATCACCTGACCACGGCCGTGCATCATCCGGACCAACTGGCCATCCTGGCCGGCAACCGCGGTTCGCGCCGGCTGGATATCTTCATGAAGCTCAATACCGGCATGAACCGGCTGGGTTTCGCGCCTGACGCTTATCGCGCGGCCTATCAACAGGCGCTGCGCCTGCGCGACGACGGCGTGTTGAATTCCGTCGGCAAGATGACCCACTTCGCCAACGCCGACGGCCCGCAAGGCGTGGCGGACCAGATGGAAGTGTTCGACCGCATCACCGACGGGCTGCCCGGCCCGGTCAGCGTATCGAACTCCGCCGCCACATTGCGCTATCCGGACATCTCGCTGGCGCGCGACGACCATGCCGCCTGGGTACGGCCGGGTTGCTGCCTGTATGGCATTTCGCCTTTCCACGATGCCAACGCCGCCAGTTTCGGCCTGCGTCCGGCCATGACCCTGGCGTCGCGCCTTATCTCCGTCCAAGAGGTCAAGGCCGGTGCCGCCGTCGGCTATGGCAGCGCGTTCATCGCCGATGCGCCGATGCGCGTCGGGGTCGTGGCCTGCGGCTATGCCGATGGGTATCCGCGCCATGCGGGCACGGGCACGCCGGTCACGGTCGCCGGGGTGCGTACGCGCTTGCTGGGACGGGTTTCCATGGACATGCTGGCGGTCGACCTGACACCCATCCCGGCGGCGGGTGTCGGCGCGCCGGTGGTGCTGTGGGGGGAGGGCGGTCCCACGGTGGATGAAGTGGCGCAGGCCGCTGAAACCATAGGTTACGAATTGGTGTGTGCCCTGGCGCCGCGCGTGCCGGTGCAGGGGCGGGATATCTGACGGGGACGGGTCTGGGGGAAAAACAAGACACCGACGCCCTGGTTGGTGTCTACTTGGGGCTTTTCCCCCCCACTGCAGATTCGAGGTTGTTCCCATGAAAGACAAATGCGTGCTGGTAACCGGCGCTACCAAAGGGATAGGCTGGGCGCTTACGCGCCGTCTGGCCGACATGGGCTGCCATGTAGTGGGAATCGCCCGGCATACCAATGATGTCGATTTTCCGGGGTATCTCTACGCCTGTGATCTGGCCGATGCCGGCAAGACGGAAGATGTGCTGCGCGAGATCCGCGAAAAATTTCCTGTCGACGCCATCGTCAACAATGTAGGCCTGGTGTTGCCGCAGCCCTTGGGCTCGGTGGAATTGGCGTCGCTGTATAACGTGCTGGATTTGAATGTGCGCGTGGCCGTGCAGGTGGTGCAGACCTTTGTCGAGTCGATGAAGACGCGCCGTTCGGGCCGCATCGTGAACGTCGTCAGCCGCGCCATTCATGGCAGCCAGGACCGCACCAGCTATTCGGCCGCCAAGGCCGCGCTGGTGGGTTGCACCCGTACGTGGGCGCTGGAGCTGGCTGAATACGGCGTCACGGTGAATGCTGTTGCGCCTGGTCCCATCGAAACGGAGTTGTTCCGCGCCAGCCGTCCTGTCGGCAGCGAGGGCGAGAAGCGGGTGTTGTCCGGGATTCCGATGAAGCGTATCGGCACCCCCGCCGAAGCCGCCGCCGCCATCGCATTCCTGCTGTCCGACGATGCCGGCTTCATCACCGGCCAGGTGCTGGGCGTCGACGGCGGCGGCAGCCTCGCCGGCCGCAGCTAGATATATGAGGGGGGAACCCCTCATGCTCCCGCATGTGCATCGGCGCCCGCCCTGGCGGCGGCCATGCCCCGCAGGGCCTGGATCGCTGCCGCGGGGAGTATGAGGGGGGACCCCTCATAGTTTTAATGAAAGTCTTGGCCGGCTGAGCGCTTTGCCAAAGCACGCTCCGGCCGCACGGCTACTCCCCATTCGCTAAACTCGCGCAATGGCCAAATCCCGAACCGTCTACGTCTGTGCCGAATGCGGCGGCACCAGTCTCAAGTGGCAGGGCAAATGCCCCCACTGCAACGCCTGGAACACGCTGGAAGAAACCGTCGAAAGCGCCGCCCCCGCGGCGGCTGCGCAGCATCGCTATGCGCCTTTGGCGGCCTCCAGCCCCGTCCGCAGCCTGGCCGAGATCGAAGCCCGCGAAGTCCCGCGCCAACCGACCGGCCTGGACGAGTTCGACCGCGTCCTGGGCGGTGGCCTGGTGGCCGGCGCCGTGGTGCTGATCGGCGGCGATCCCGGCATCGGCAAGTCGACCTTGCTGCTGCAGGCGCTGGCGTCCATGTCGGCCACGGCCAAGGTGCTGTACGTCACCGGTGAAGAATCGGCGGAGCAGGTGGCCCTGCGCGCGCGCCGTCTGGGCCTGCCGACCGGCGAGGTCAATCTGCTGGCCGAAATCCGCCTGGAAGCCATCCAGGCCGCCGTCGCTGACCAACGGCCGGTGGTGGCGGTCATCGATTCCATCCAGACCCTCTATAGCAGCGAGCTGACCGCCGCGCCCGGTTCCGTGTCCCAGGTGCGCGAGTGCGCGGCCCAGCTGACCCGCCTGGCCAAGCAGACCGGCATCGCCATCGTGATGATCGGCCACGTCACCAAGGACGGCGCTTTGGCCGGCCCGCGCGTGCTGGAGCACATCGTCGACACCGTGCTGTATTTCGAGGGCGACACGCATTCTTCCTACCGCCTGGTGCGGGCCTTCAAGAACCGTTTCGGCGCGGTCAATGAACTGGGCGTGTTCGCGATGACGGATCGCGGCCTGCGGGGAGTCGCCAACCCGTCCGCCTTGTTCCTGTCCCAGCATGACCGCCAGGTGGCGGGCTCCTGCGTGATGGCAACGCAGGAAGGTACGCGGCCGCTGCTGGTGGAGATCCAGGCGCTGGTGGACGCCGCGCATACGCCGAATCCCAAGCGGCTGACCGTGGGCTTGGAGGGCAACCGTCTGGCCATGTTGCTGGCGGTGCTGCACCGTCATGCCGGCGTGGTGACGTCGGATCAGGACGTGTTCGTCAACGCGGTGGGGGGCGTGCGGATTACCGAGCCGGCGGCTGACTTGCCGGTATTGCTGTCGATCATGTCGTCCTTGCGCGATCGTCCTTTGCCGCGGGGGCTGGTGACGTTTGGGGAAGTGGGCCTGGCGGGTGAAATCCGGCCCGCGCCGCGGGGCCAGGAGCGTCTGCGCGAAGCCGCGAAGCTGGGTTTCAACGTGGCCTTGATTCCGAAAGCCAATGCGCCGCGGCAGCCGATCGAGGGTTTGGAAGTATGGGCGTGCGATCGTCTGGAAGACGCGTTGGAGAAATTGAAGGAAGCCTGACCCCGGGCGCGCGCCTTTTTCTTCGGAAGAGTTTGTTTAGCAGAGGGGGCTCCGCCCCCTCATGCCCCCGCAGGGTTTGCCGTTGTGCGAAGCCCGAGCCGCGCGTGGGGGAAGTGGCGCGGCCCCTTCGTGGCGTCTGCTGTTTGCGGGCGTGCGATGGCACACGCCACGCGTTGCGGTTCCTCAGTTGCCACGATCTCTCTTCAAGAACGCAGCTCAAACCGGGGCGGAGGGGGCGGAGCCCCCTCATATTCTTTCCACGTTAGTGGATTAACCCAGGCCCGGGCCAAGGCATTAACAAAGCGATTATCCGTTTCTGCCGAAAATCCATTCCCGTCATTTAAGTTGAATGACAGCTTCAAACTCCGGAAACCCCTATTTTTCAGGGTTTTCCCTCGAAAATTCCCGTGTTCGCATTGCGTTGCATCACGTATGAATTTTTTTTGAGATCGCATGCAACCTTCCCGAAACTCCCTGCTCCAAAGCAGTACGGGGAACACGGCAAAATCGCCGCGCCCGTGGAATCAAGGCCCGGTGGCCTTATTAATTCTGGAGTTATTCATGACCACTCGCTCCCGCATTGCTGCTTTTCTGTCCGTCTCGGCGCTGACCCTGGGTCTGGCCGCGGCGCCGGCGGCTTTCGCTGCCGATGCTTCGACGACCGCCAAGCCCAAGTCCACGCAAACTCACAAGCACAAGGCCAAGAAGTCCGGTGCCAAGTCGTCCTCCAAGACGACCGCGACCACCCCGGCCAAGTAATTCACGCGGGCGCAGGTACAAGCGAAGCTTCCGCGAGGAAGCTTCGCTTTTTTGTCGCTTGGCCGCCTGAATTCAAAAAGCCATCTCCCGTACTAAAAATCCTCTGGAATAGAAGCCCGGCCCATCGGGGACACCGCGGAGCCGGGTCCCCCGGTCCGCCGGTGTCGCCCCCTGGGGGGCCGCGCTCCGCGCGGTACGGGGGGATTTTTTACTGTAGAGCGCCAGACTTTAGTCAGCTTTAGGTACGATACGCCCATGCCTGAAACCGCCGCCGCCCGTCTCCCAGCCTCGTCACCGCCCGCCAGGCGTGGCCTCATGCACACCCTGCGCCAAGGTGTGCGCGCCTTGCTGCGCGATACCCGCGCCGGCGAACTGCGCCTGCTGGTCATCGCCCTGGTCGTCGCCGTGGCTGCCGTCACCAGCGTGGGCTTCCTGGCCGACCGGGTCGGCCGCGCCCTCGAACGCGATGCCGCGCAGATGCTGGGCGCCGACGTGGTGCTCGACGCCGACGCGCCTTTGCCGCCCATATTCGAACAACGCGCCTTGCAGGAAGGCCTGCGGCTGGTCCACACCTGGCAGTTCCCCTCCATGGCCGGCGCGGGCGACAACGCGCAACTGGTCTCCCTGAAAGCCGTCGAACCGGGCTACCCCCTGCGCGGCAACCTGCGCACGGCCACCGCGCCCTTCGGCGCCGACACGCCCACCCGCGATGTCCCGGAGCGCGGCACCGTCTGGGTCGACCCGCAACTCCTGGGCATGCTCAATGTCGCCGTGGGCGGCACGCTCACCCTGGGCGACTCCGAATTCCGCATCGCCCGCGTGGTGACCTACGAACCCGATCGCAGCCTGCAGTTCGTCAACGTGTCGCCGCGCGTCATGATGCGCGCCGACGACCTGGCGGCCACGCACCTGATCGCCCCCGGCAGCCGCGTCGGCTACGCCTTGCTGGCCGCCGGCGACCCGCCCGCGGTCGCCGCCTATTCGACCTGGTTGAACGAGAATCTGCAGCGTGGCCAGAAAGTCGCCACGGTGGAGTCCGGCCGTCCCGACGTGCGCCGCGTGCTGGATCGCGCCCAGCGCTTCCTGTCGCTGGTGGCCTTGCTGGCCGTGCTGATCTCCGCGGTGGCGGTGGCCCTGGCGGCCAACCGTTTCATGCAGCGCCATCGCGACGGCGTGGCGGTGATGCGCTGCCTGGGCGCCCCGCAATCCGCCATCACGCGCATGCTGACGGTGGAGTTCATCCTGGTCGGCGTGCTGGCGTCGCTGATTGGCGGCGTTGTCGGCTACGCCGTGCATCAAGGCCTGGTCACCGTGCTGGCCCGTTTCATCGACACGGCGCTGCCGGCGCCGTCCGTGCTGCCCGCGGCGCAGGGGCTGGCCACCGGCTTGTGGCTGTTGCTGGGCTTCGCCCTGCCATCGCTGGCGCAACTGCGCCATGTCCCGCCGGCGCGGGTCCTGCGTCGCGACGACCCCGGCCTGCAAGCCGGCAGCGTGCTTGGCTACGCCATCGGCGCGGCCGGTTTCGCCCTGTTGATCTGGTGGTTCGCCGGCAACGCGCGGCTGGGCGGCATCATCGCCGGCGGCTTCCTCGGCGCCTTTGTCGTGTTCGCCCTGCTGGCCGGGCTCTGCGTGGCCTTGCTGGCGCGTGTGCGCGGCGCGGCCGCGGGCATGCCCGCGCTGCGTTTCGCCCTGGCCGGCGTGGTGCGCCGGCGGGCCGCCACCATCACCCAGGTCTGCGCGCTGGCCATCGGCCTGATGGCCTTGCTGTTGCTGGCCATGACGCGTACCGACCTGATCGCCGGCTGGCAGCGCACCTTGCCGGCCGATGCGCCCAACCGTTTCCTGATCAACATCCAGCCCGACCAGCGCGCGCCCGTGGCCGCGCGCCTGACCCAGGGCGGCGTCGCCCAGGCCGATCTCTATCCCATGATCCGCGGCCGGCTGGTCGGCATCAATGGCCGCGCGGTGTCGGCCGCCGACTATGAAGAAGGCCGCGCCAAACGCCTGGTGGACCGGGAGTTCAACCTGTCGTACGCCGACCGGATGCCGTCCTATAACCGCCTGGCGGAAGGCCGCTGGATGGCGCCCGACTCGCGCGAGGTGTCCATGGAATCGGGCATCGCCACCACGCTGGGCGTGAAGATGGGCGACAAGCTGACCTTCGACATCGCCGGCCAGACCGTGGACGCCGACGTCACCAGCCTGCGCACGGTCGACTGGGACACCATGCGCGTGAACTTCTTCGCCATGCTGTCGCCGGCGGCGCTCGCCGATGCGCCGCAAAGCTGGATCACGTCCTTCCACCTGCCCGACAATCGACCGCAGCTGCTGCCCCAGCTGGTGCGCGACTTCCCCAATCTGACAGTGTTCGACGTCGGCGCCATCCTGAAGCAGTTGCAGACCGTGCTGGACCAGGTGGTGCAGGCGGTGCAACTGCTGTTCGTGTTCACTTTGGCGGCCGGCGTGCTGGTGCTGGCGGCGGCGCTCACCGCCACCCGCGACGAGCGCGTGCGCGAGGCCGCGGTACTGCGCGCGCTGGGCGCCACGCGCCGCCAGCTGGCGCGCGCGCAACGCCTGGAGCTGCTGGCCGTGGGCGGCCTGGCCGGCCTGCTGGGCGCGGCCGGCGCCGCCGTGGTGGCCTGGGCGCTGTCCCGCTATGTATTCGATTTCACTATCACGCTCAGCCTGTGGCCCTGGCTGGCCGGCATCGCCGCCGGCATGCTGGGGGCCTGGGGTGGGGGTGCACTGGCCTTGCGCGGCGTCTTGCGGACGCCGCCGCTGGTCACTTTGCGAGAAGCACTATGACGACAACGACGCGTGTCGAGCCGATATTCGAGCCGATTGATCACACGCGCAGTATTTTTGAGCAACTTGGCGGCGAGCCCGGCGTGCGGGCGCTGGTCGACCGCTTCTACGACCTGATGGACGTGGACACCGACCTGGCCGACCTGCGCGCGGCGCATGGCCCCAGCCTGGACAACGCGCGCGACCGCCTGTTCTGGTTCCTGTGCGGCTTTTTCGGCGGCCCCGATCATTACATCGAGCGCTTCGGCCATCCGCGCCTGCGCGCGCGCCACCTGCCTTTTTCCATCGGTACCCGGGAGCGCGATCAATGGGTGGTCTGCATGGGCCGCGCCATGGCCGACCAGGGCCTGGAACAGGCCTTGATGGACCGCTTGCTGCATTCCTTCTACGGCACCGCCGACTGGATGCGTAATCGTGAGGGTTGAAACCGCCTGGCTGACGTGGGATGCGGCGCAGGCCGCTGCCGCCAACGGCAGCGAGCGCCGCATGATCCCCGGCGCGGCCGGCGCCATGCTTTACGACGCCGCCCGCATCGGCCGGCCGGGGCCGGAACTCTTCGATGCCGCGGCCTACGGTGCCCAGGCCGAACCGGTGGCGGCCGGCGGCCGCCAGGCAGCGTGGTTCGTGCAGGGTGAGTTCGGCGAAGGCGTGTTGCGCCACTACCGCCGGGGCGGCCTGGTCGCGAAGATCAGCGATCGCGGTTACTTCTGGCTGGGCGCGGACCGCACGCGCAGCTTCATGGAATTCCGCCTGCTGGAGTCGCTGGCCGCCCAGGGGCTGCCCGTGCCCGCGCCGGTGGCCGCCGCCTACTGGCGCCAGGGGCTGACCTACCGGGCCGCCATCATCGTCCAGCGCCTGCCCGATGTGCGGCCCCTGGCCTTGCTGCTGGACCAGGCGGTCTGGGATGCCGCGGCCGATGCGGTGGCGCGCCTGCACCTGGCCGGGGTCTGGCATGCCGACCTGAACGCCTTCAACATCCTGGTCGACACGGCGGGCAAGGCCTGGGTCATCGATTTCGACCGCGGCCAGCAGGGCGGGGTCTCGACGCCGGCGCGTATCGGCAATATGCGTCGCTTGCGCCGCTCGCTGGAAAAAGTCGGTGGCGCGGCGGGACTGGCGTTTTTCGACAAGCTCGAAGCGTCCTACCGGCGCTACATGGCCAGCCGGCCGGACTGACCCGCCGCTTCAGCGCGACCCCCCGTGCGCCGCCCCTGACACGGGTGGTAAAAACCCATTATCATTTTGCCTTTGGCGCGCCAGGGGAATCGGGCAGCGGCAGCTCTATAAACTTTCTAGGCAAGGGGCCCTGGATGAGAATCAACGCGGGTATCCGCTACGCAGTGGGGGCGGTACTGGCGACCGCGGCCGTGGCCACGGCCCATGCCCAAGACAAGGTCGTCAACGTCTATAACTGGGCCGAATACACCGCGCCCGACACCATACCCGGCTTCGAGAAAGCGACCGGCATCAAGGTGCGCTACGACGTCTACGACAACAACGACACGCTGCAGGCCAAGCTGCTTACCGGCAAGTCCGGCTACGACGTGGTGGTGCCGTCGACGCATTACGCCGCGCGCCAGTTGCAGGGCGGGTTGTTCCAGAAGCTGGACAAGTCCAAGATTCCCAACTGGCAGTACCTCGATCCCGACCTGATGGCGCTGGTCGCCACCGTCGATCCGGGCAACCAGTACCTGGTGCCGTGGGGCTATGGCACCAACGGCCTGGGCTACAACGTCACCAAGGTCCAGCAACTGCTGGGCAAGGATGCGCCGCTGGACAGCTGGGACATGCTGTTCAAGCCCGAGAACGCCGCCAAGCTGAAAGAGTGCGGCATCTCGATGCTGGACGAAGCCGCGCAGGTTTTCCCGGCGGTCCTGCATTACCTGGGCAAGGATCCCAACAGCAGCAATCCGGACGATTACAAGGAAGCGCTGGAACTTCTCAAGAAAATTCGTCCCTATATCCGTCAGTTCAGCTCGTCAGGCTATATCGACGAACTGGCCGTGGGCGACCTGTGCATGGTCTATGGCTTCTCCGGCGACGTGATGATCGCGCGCAAGCGCGCCAAGGACGCCAAGCAGCCTTACGACGTCAACTACTACATCCCCAAGGGCGGCGCGCCGGCCTGGTTCGACACGATGGCCATCCCCAAGGACGCCCAGCACGTGGACGAAGCGCTGGCCTTCATCAATTACATCGAGACCCCGCAGGTTCACGCGGCCATCACCAACACCATGTTCTATCCGAATGCCAATAAAGAGGCGCGCAAGTACGTGGTGAAGGACGTCGCCGACAACCCCATGATCTATCCGCCCGCGGATGTCGCCAAGACGCTGTACGTGATCAAGCCGCAACCGGTGAACATCCTGCGTCTGCAGACCCGCATGTGGGCCGAACTGAAGTCCGGAAGATAAGCAATCATGAGTGATAGCCGTTATCCGGCGCAGCACACGGCGGATCCGGACGAGTTCGTCCGGGTGGCCGATCTGGTAAAGATCTTCGGCGATACCGTCGCCGTCCGTTCGGTCAGCCTCAGCGTCAAGCGCAACGAGATATTCGCGCTGCTGGGCAGCTCGGGCTGCGGCAAATCGACGCTGCTGCGCATGCTCGCCGGCTTCGAGGAAGCGACATCGGGCCAGATCCTGCTCGATGGCGAGGACATCACCGCGGTGCCGCCGTACCGGCGCCCCGTCAACATGATGTTCCAGTCCTACGCGCTGTTCCCGCACATGACGGTGGAGGCCAACGTCGCCTTCGGCCTGAAGCAGGAAGGCGTAGACCGCGCCGAGATCCACGACCGCGTGTTCGAGGCGCTCAACCTGGTGCAGATGGCCGGCTACTCCCGCCGCAAGCCCAACCAGCTGTCCGGCGGCCAGCAGCAGCGCGTGGCGCTGGCGCGCAGCCTGGTCAAGCGGCCCAAGCTGCTGTTGCTGGACGAGCCCATGTCGGCGCTGGACAAGCAGATACGGCAGAAAACCCAGATCGAACTGGTGCGCATCTTGGAGCAGGTCGGCGTGACCTGCATCATGGTGACGCACGACCAGGAAGAGGCCATGACCATGGCGCACCGCCTGGCGGTGATGACCGAAGGCCAGATCATCCAGTGCGGCACGCCGCAGGACGTCTACGAGTTCCCGAACTCGCGCTTCGTCGCCGGCTTCATCGGCACCACCAACCTGTTCACCGGCACCATCGTGGTCGATGAGCCGGATCACGTCGCCATCGAAAGCGAGGAGCTGGCGCGCCCGCTGTATGTCAGCCACGGCGTCAGCGAGCCCCTGGGCATGCAGGTGCACGTCTCGATCCGGCCGGAGCGCGTCATCGTCACCCGTGAACGGCCCCAGGCCGAACACAACTGGGCGCACGGCATGGTCACCCACATGGCGTGGATGGGCAGCTATGCGCTGTACCAGATCCGTCTGGATTCGGGCGTGCAGATCGAAGCCACCGTGCCGCGCCGCGTGCTGGCGCTGAGCGACGCGCCGGCGGTGGGCGAAGAGGTCTACGCCAGCTGGGGGGCCGACAGCGCGACGGTGCTGCCCTCATGATGCGCCGGTTCCTGCCATCGGGACGCGCGCTGGCGGTGGTGCCTCCCTATCTGTGGCTGGTGCTGTTCCTGCTGGTGCCGTTCCTGCTGGTCCTGAAGATCAGCTTCGCCGACCTGCAGTTCGGCATCCCGCCCTATACGTCGCTGGTGGAGTACAAGGACCAGGCCCTGCAGTTCAGCCTGCACCTGCGTGGCTACGCGCTGCTGTTCACGGACAGCCTGTATTTCGCCACCTACCTGAGTTCGGTGAAGATCGCCGCCATCAGCACGCTGGTGTGCGTGTTGATCGGCTATCCGATGGCGTATTACATCGCCCGTTCGGCGCCGGCCACCCGCAATCTGCTGCTGCTGGGCGTGATCCTGCCGTTCTGGACCTCGCTGCTGCTGCGTGTCTATGCGTGGGTAGGCATCCTGCGCAACGACGGCCTGCTCAATAAGTTCCTGATTTCCCTGGGCATCATTTCACAGCCCCTGGAAATCTATCGCACGGACCTGGCCGTCTATATCGGCATGGTCTATTCCTATCTGCCTTTCTTCATCCTGCCGCTGTACGCCAACCTGGTGAAGATGGACCTGCGCCTGCTGGAAGCCGCCTATGACCTGGGCGCCAAGCCCTGGCAGGCCTTCTGGCGCATCACGGTGCCGCTGTCGCGGCCGGGTGTGATCGCCGGCGCCATGCTGGTCTTCATCCCCGCGGTCGGCGAGTACGTGATCCCGGAAATGCTGGGCGGCGCCAATACGCTGATGATGGGCCGCGTGATGTGGAGCGAGTTCTTCAATAACGCCGACTGGCCGATGGCCGCGTCCGTGACCTGCGTGATGGTGCTGTTGCTGCTGGTGCCGCTGGCGCTGTTCCAATACAACCAGGTCAAGCAGGCCGGGGAGGGCAAGCGATGATGCTGCGTCCGAATCCCGTTTTGCGGGCCGTGGCGCTGGGACTGGGTTTCCTGTTCCTGTACGTGCCCATCCTCAGCCTGGTGGTGTTTTCCTTCAACGATTCGCCCATCGTCACCGCCTGGTCGGGCTTCTCGTTCAAGTGGTATGCGTCACTGTTCCGCGACGACGCGCTGCTGAGCGCGGCCTGGCTGTCCTTCCGGGTGGCAGCCTTGTCGGCCACGGCGGCCACCATCATCGGCACGTGGGCGGGCTATGTGCTGGCGCGCATGGGCCGTTTCCGCGGCTTCTCGCTTTATCTGGGCATGCTCAGCGCGCCTCTGGTGATACCGGAAGTCGTCGTCGGCATTTCGCTGCTGTTGATGTTCGTCGAAGTGCGCAGCCTGATCGGCTGGCCCGACAACGGCATCTTCACCATCTGGGTGGGCCACACGACGTTCGCCATGGCCTTCGTCGCCGTCATCATCCAGTCGCGCGTGCGCGACCTGGACCGCTCGCTGGAAGAGGCCGCGCTGGACCTGGGCGCCACGCCGCTCAAGGTGTTCTTCGTCATCACGCTGCCGCTGATCGCGCCGGCCCTGGCGTCGGCCTGGCTGCTGTCCTTCACGCTGTCGCTGGACGACGTGATCCTGTCTTCCTTCCTGTCCGGCCCGGGTTATACGACCCTGCCGCTGGAAGTCTTTTCGCGGGTGCGGCTGGGCCTCAAGCCCGAGGTCAACGCGCTGGCGGCCCTGTTCATCCTGGCCGTCGGCATCTGCGTCATCGTCGCCAACCGCCTGCAACGCCTCAAGGAGCTTTCTTCATGACCCAAGTCGTTCTCTATGGCCTCAAGCAATGCAGCACGTGCGTGAAGGCCCGCACGTGGCTGGACGCGCATGGCGTGAGCAACGAGTTCATCGACTACCGCGACCATCCGGTCAAGCCGGCCTTGCTGAAAGAGTGGGCCGGCCAACTGGGCGGCTGGGAAAAGCTGGTCAACCGGACGTCCATGACCTGGCGTGCCTTGCCCGAGGAGCGCCGCGGCGCGACCACCGACGCGGAATGGCTGGCCTTGATCAAGGAATTCCCGGCGCTGGTGCGCCGCCCGGTCAGCGTCACGCCCGACGGCGTGGCCGCGGTCGGTTTCTCGGAAAAGCGCTACGGCGAACGTTTCGCCTGAGGCCCGCGCGATGGCGGGCGGCGCGGCCTACGACTACCGTTCCGATGCGGTCATCGGCCGGCCGCTGCCCGACGCCTTCTTCAATCGCGATGCCCGCCAGCTTGCCCGCGAACTGCTGGGCATGGTGCTGCGCCGCCGTCACGAAGGCCTGTGGCTGGCGGCGCGCATCATCGAGACCGAGGTCTATTACCTGGACGAGAAGGGCAGCCACGCTTCCCTGGGCTATACGCACAAGCGCCGCGCCCTGTTCATGGACGGCGGCACCATCTATATGTATTACGCCCGGGGCGGCGATTCCTTGAACTTCAGCGCCGCCGGCCCCGGCAATGCCGTGCTGATCAAGTCGGCCCATCCCTGGCTGGATGACGTGTCGGGGGAGGATGCCCTGGCAAGGATGCAGGCCCTGAGTCCGGACGCGCGCGGCGCGGCCCGGTCGCCGCAACGGCTGTGCGCCGGCCAGACCCTGCTATGCCGGGCGCTGGACCTGAAAGTGCCGCAATGGGACGGGCAGGGCTTCGACCCCGCCACGTTTTTCGTCGACGACGTGGGCGCGCGACCCGCGCAGCTATTGCGCACGACGCGGCTGGGCATACCGCCGGGACGCGACGAGCACCTGCCTTACCGTTATGTGGATCCCGCCTATGCGCCTTTCTGTACGCGCAATCCGCTGCGGCGGGGGCAGGTGGCGGGCCGGGATTACGCCTGGGTCACGCGGGCCGGCAAGCCTTGCAGGGGTCAGGTCTAGCGACCCGACCCCGTCCGGCCTGTGTCTCGGCGCTTCGCGCTCTTTCCCTACTCGGAGACCTGATTCGTTTGTTGCCCCTCAGGTCAACCCTGCGGGTTGCCCGGTCCCCCAAGGGGACGCTTTTGACTTGGGGCGGCCCGGCGTCAAATGGCCCGGTTCGCACGCGCGGCGCGTGCGGCGCGCGCTTTCAGGCGCACGATCATGGCGTCCACCTTGCGCTGGATGCGACGGCGGTTCAAGGACTTGCTGAGGGCATATATCGGCACCGCCTGCTTGGAGCCGAAACCGTCGATCAGATACAGCCCGCTCTTGCCCTGGGCGTTTTCGCCCATGACGATGTTGCGTGCCGAAATGTCGTTGAGGATGATGTGATGGTCGGCCAGCGAATCGAAGAAGAACGCCAGCTCGCGCGCCAGTTCGGGCGCCAGGTGGCCTTCGCGCTTGACCATTTCCTCGACCGTGGGGGCCAGGCCGCCTTCGCCGTCGGAAATCTTTTCCACCAGCAAGCCCAGGCCTTGCGAGGTTTCGGCCAGGCCGACCACGCGCGCCATCGGAATCTGCCAGCGGCCGGCCGCGGCGTTGTAGGCCGCCGCGTATTCGGACAATTCGTGGATGTAGGCGCTATAGGCGCCTTCCCGCTGGAACAGCGTCTTGATCAGGCGGCGCCACGGGTGC is a window of Bordetella sp. N DNA encoding:
- a CDS encoding ABC transporter permease; its protein translation is MHTLRQGVRALLRDTRAGELRLLVIALVVAVAAVTSVGFLADRVGRALERDAAQMLGADVVLDADAPLPPIFEQRALQEGLRLVHTWQFPSMAGAGDNAQLVSLKAVEPGYPLRGNLRTATAPFGADTPTRDVPERGTVWVDPQLLGMLNVAVGGTLTLGDSEFRIARVVTYEPDRSLQFVNVSPRVMMRADDLAATHLIAPGSRVGYALLAAGDPPAVAAYSTWLNENLQRGQKVATVESGRPDVRRVLDRAQRFLSLVALLAVLISAVAVALAANRFMQRHRDGVAVMRCLGAPQSAITRMLTVEFILVGVLASLIGGVVGYAVHQGLVTVLARFIDTALPAPSVLPAAQGLATGLWLLLGFALPSLAQLRHVPPARVLRRDDPGLQAGSVLGYAIGAAGFALLIWWFAGNARLGGIIAGGFLGAFVVFALLAGLCVALLARVRGAAAGMPALRFALAGVVRRRAATITQVCALAIGLMALLLLAMTRTDLIAGWQRTLPADAPNRFLINIQPDQRAPVAARLTQGGVAQADLYPMIRGRLVGINGRAVSAADYEEGRAKRLVDREFNLSYADRMPSYNRLAEGRWMAPDSREVSMESGIATTLGVKMGDKLTFDIAGQTVDADVTSLRTVDWDTMRVNFFAMLSPAALADAPQSWITSFHLPDNRPQLLPQLVRDFPNLTVFDVGAILKQLQTVLDQVVQAVQLLFVFTLAAGVLVLAAALTATRDERVREAAVLRALGATRRQLARAQRLELLAVGGLAGLLGAAGAAVVAWALSRYVFDFTITLSLWPWLAGIAAGMLGAWGGGALALRGVLRTPPLVTLREAL
- a CDS encoding group II truncated hemoglobin, which produces MTTTTRVEPIFEPIDHTRSIFEQLGGEPGVRALVDRFYDLMDVDTDLADLRAAHGPSLDNARDRLFWFLCGFFGGPDHYIERFGHPRLRARHLPFSIGTRERDQWVVCMGRAMADQGLEQALMDRLLHSFYGTADWMRNREG
- the alr gene encoding alanine racemase codes for the protein MPRPITATISVDALTHNLEVVRKHVHQAAASAAKTQGRPLAPPSIWAVIKANAYGHGIEQAVRGFWQAQGLALLDLNEAVRCREAGWGGPIMLLEGFFEPADLEVLDRYHLTTAVHHPDQLAILAGNRGSRRLDIFMKLNTGMNRLGFAPDAYRAAYQQALRLRDDGVLNSVGKMTHFANADGPQGVADQMEVFDRITDGLPGPVSVSNSAATLRYPDISLARDDHAAWVRPGCCLYGISPFHDANAASFGLRPAMTLASRLISVQEVKAGAAVGYGSAFIADAPMRVGVVACGYADGYPRHAGTGTPVTVAGVRTRLLGRVSMDMLAVDLTPIPAAGVGAPVVLWGEGGPTVDEVAQAAETIGYELVCALAPRVPVQGRDI
- the radA gene encoding DNA repair protein RadA, producing MAKSRTVYVCAECGGTSLKWQGKCPHCNAWNTLEETVESAAPAAAAQHRYAPLAASSPVRSLAEIEAREVPRQPTGLDEFDRVLGGGLVAGAVVLIGGDPGIGKSTLLLQALASMSATAKVLYVTGEESAEQVALRARRLGLPTGEVNLLAEIRLEAIQAAVADQRPVVAVIDSIQTLYSSELTAAPGSVSQVRECAAQLTRLAKQTGIAIVMIGHVTKDGALAGPRVLEHIVDTVLYFEGDTHSSYRLVRAFKNRFGAVNELGVFAMTDRGLRGVANPSALFLSQHDRQVAGSCVMATQEGTRPLLVEIQALVDAAHTPNPKRLTVGLEGNRLAMLLAVLHRHAGVVTSDQDVFVNAVGGVRITEPAADLPVLLSIMSSLRDRPLPRGLVTFGEVGLAGEIRPAPRGQERLREAAKLGFNVALIPKANAPRQPIEGLEVWACDRLEDALEKLKEA
- a CDS encoding SDR family oxidoreductase; amino-acid sequence: MKDKCVLVTGATKGIGWALTRRLADMGCHVVGIARHTNDVDFPGYLYACDLADAGKTEDVLREIREKFPVDAIVNNVGLVLPQPLGSVELASLYNVLDLNVRVAVQVVQTFVESMKTRRSGRIVNVVSRAIHGSQDRTSYSAAKAALVGCTRTWALELAEYGVTVNAVAPGPIETELFRASRPVGSEGEKRVLSGIPMKRIGTPAEAAAAIAFLLSDDAGFITGQVLGVDGGGSLAGRS